From the Motacilla alba alba isolate MOTALB_02 chromosome 1, Motacilla_alba_V1.0_pri, whole genome shotgun sequence genome, the window ATGAACCTGGCACCCCTGCCGGGGGGGGAccgcgggcagggcagggcgcGGGGGCTTTTGGCCgggggggtgggagggaggcGAGGAGGAAGGGGGGCTATTGTCCGCGTGGGGCATTGTCTAAGGGCGCGCTGCTGCAGGGCGGTGGCGTGCGAGGCGCAAGGCGGCTTTGTTGCCGTCTCCgggctgtattttttaattactcttcCCTTAACGAGTTAAAAACGCGGTCAGCGCCGGGTGCGTCCCCCCTATTGTACTCCGCAGCGCGCAGACAGTGGCACCAGCCCCCGGTGGAGGCTGGCGGCGAACCGCAACGCTTGGGATGCTGGATTATACAGACGCTTCCCAAAAATTAGTATTATTTTTGAATATGTCGGGGGTGAAGCGTTTAACTCGCAGCGAGCTTGAGCGTGCGGCTCCCGCGGGTCCCCGCGCTGGGtgcggcgggcgcggccccgcgggggcGCCGGGCAGCCCTGGCCGGGGGTAACGGGCTCTTCCCCTCCGTGCGCAGAGACACCTGCCAACATGTCCGACAAACCAGACATGGCTGAGATCGAGAAATTTGACAAGTCCAAATTGAAGAAGACAGAGACGCAAGAGAAAAATCCGCTGCCTTCAAAAGAAAGTGAGTGAGGGCAGgcggcagggaggagcaggcgcggagggagggagggagggagtcaggcaaggaaggagggagacgggcagggagggagggaggaaaggatggAGGGGGGGAGGCGGGAGGAGACAAAGAGGGGCGGCAGGCGGGAGCCGGGGTGCGGCGGGTGGAGGGTGGATACACGGCTGTGTCTGTGCTAGACAGCAAAAACCTGAACCCACCGCCTAACAGCGCTTAATTTACAATTACCTACACCCTGGTTTGATCTGTAGCtaaaaatgtacatttattttAGTAGTTTATAGCAATTGTCATGTGAATGCATATCAGGTTCTcggttttcattttgttttctccttttctgctttttccccccttttagCAATTGAACAGGAGAAGCAAGCGGGTGAATCGTAATGAAATCTGCCCTTCCAAATTATGCACTGTACATTCCACAAGCATTGCcttcttattttacttcttttagCTGTTTAACTTTGTTAAGATGCAAAGAGGTTGGATAAAGTTTAAAATGACTGTACTGCCCCTTTCACAtcaaaagaatagagagaacTACTGACACTGAATGAAGGCgctgcctttccctctgcctgtctGGCTTTGGTCCTGGTGGCATGAAAGAGCTTGCATGTTGATGAAAGAAGAACTTGGGTGGGACTACAGTAAACTAGAGTAACACACGAATAAATGCAAAGCTGTACCAAGGTCCTGCGAGCTGTAAAATGCAGTTAATCGagtgccatttttttttttttgttcaaatgaTTTTAATTATTGGAatgcacaatttttttaatatgcaaataaaatgttttaaaacctgGATGGTATTTATGTCCTCTATTTGGAGAACTGTATCAATGGATAAGAAGCATAAGAGCCTGAGACACAGGATACAATAACACCTTTGGAGATGCCTCAAACATCAGTCAccattctcatttttttcaatatgtgTGCTCACCAACACATAAACTTTTGATCCTCGAAGCTAGATTTTAGACagatttcagtaaaaaattGCATATCTTATAATTTGTCACCATGTGAGTATATTTctttaagtatttattttatatagagattgataaagggaaaaaaatcgGGCAGCATTTATTGCTTTGCCCCACCCATAGCACAGCTCTTTTACTAAGAACCATTCTGTACTGTTGCAGAGATTCAGCCCCGGTTGTATAAACCCCTAATTAGTTTGTTTAATAATTAAAGGTTGTTATTTTGATACGGTATTTAAAGGAAGTTGTAACTTGAATTTTGAGTCCGAGGTTGAAACAAGCTTTTTAGTTTCCTAAAGCGTTTGTTGGTTGGTGTCccatagaaataaaaataattttgctactATGTTGCTCATGTTTTGAACAACATCTTGTAACAGTCTCCTTGATCCTAAGAACTGATTTCAAAGTTTATAAAGCTACAGTCttcttaaaaattcaaaatggaCCATTTGGGGATAAAAACATTTGTGGCAACTTGTAAAATAAAGATCATAATAAATCTGGCATGCAAACATCCACACTCCATTGCTGGTTTACAGCAATTCTTTCAGGCCTGGGATGggtttttggttatttttcttcaaatgacTGCGGGTAAAACCTGTGATCCAGGGAGATCAGTAGGAGTTGTCTTTAGTAGTCATGAATTTCATCAAAATGGAGTGAGTAATGAACAttctgggaaacaaaaatgcTGTCAGATAACCTGTAGGAGGGTGGTGAGCATGCTTCTGCAGTGCCTTAGTTTTATCTTATGGATTTGAGGCTGCATTAATTTCAGCCAGTTCTATAAAGCAAAATTAGTCCCTCTGGGGAAGCTTGAGTTTTGCTGAGGCTGCTGACTTGGTGGGGTCACACAGACTTGGGGTGTCATCCTATCACTGCTTCCTAAAAGCATCTGACTGCAAACAGTCCTTGGTTTTACACCACTGAGGGCAGTGGGGCTCCTCTCCTTGGAGATTTGGTGGATGTCTGTGCTTCTGGAGAAGATGGGAGCCAGACGAGTGCCACATGTTTGTAGGCACAGtccccagccccccagcagGGGAAAACTTGCAGAATTGAGCGTTTAATAAGAATCTTCGTTCAGGCTTGAGATTTTTTGATGCAGTCcatgggaaaatttgggaagtCCCGGTGTCATACAAGGACCTTCACACTAATTTAAGGTGATGAGTCCAGGAAGGAAATGAACCATTTCTTGTGCTTGTTTAAGCTCTGATTTTATTCCCCACGTATAATGGGAAAGATGGGAAACTTACAAGCTGAGTTTCTGAAAAGTCAATTAATCAACTCGCAGCTACCGATCATAATCAGGTAGCATGGGATGTGACACCGCTTGGTGCAGAAGCGTACAGTGTGAGCTGCACGTGCGCAGAGGAGTAGAAGCGAGCGCTTGGGAAAAAACCAGCAAGGTATTTCTGAGGGAGGCAAAGCATGAGGTATACACAGCCCTGCATAAGTCAATGAAAGTGCATGCTGTAACACAGCAGAGTTCAGCAAAAATGTAATGAGTAATGAGGCCTATGACTTCAGAAATGCACATCCAAAGTGATCAGTGCTGGTCAAAGGGTACCAGCAACTGCAGCTTGAAGAGGTGAAGCTCAGATCTGTTTTCAGGAGATAAGGCACTAAGCCACCACTACTGTTATAGCTCTGTTTCTGCCATCAAGGACTgaacaaaattacaaaatcaaCTGTGAAGAAAACCTTCCAGGTCAAATTCAGAGATTACTGACTGGAGTCTATCATCCCCTGCTTTGCTCCTTGTTCAGCTCTTTTCATACATTCAGACAGAATTGTGGCAGGTCTTTGCCATGCTTTGCATAGGCAGTTACATCTGACACCTATTTCATGGCAATGCAATTGATGAGGTGAAACATGAAGGCTTGGAATCGATTGTAATACTCGGGACTGTGTTGGGTGTTGTtaataaaatcaatttctttAGCTGTCAGTCTACAAATTTTCATCAGCCACAAattaactagaaaaaaaaatatacagcCCAAAATCTAGTTATGAAAAAGGGTCACTAGAAAGAGAAACATATGGGTTTTGATCTCACACTCAGTGCAGGCACAGTCTGCCAGCCCTATGAGACTTATGGTGTCTGGTGTTGCTgcctccccacccccagccaagaggcagctctgctgaggtgATGTGGTGAGAAGCCCTGCCCTCCAATACTGAagcaaattctttctttctcagtatttctcagaagattttctctccctttcatGCATGCCCCCAGATATCATTAACTATACATATACTGGACAGAAAGCATATGCTAACTGTATCCAAAATAGATCATTGTGGTATTAATTACAGAAATGTGGAGACTTCAATGTaagcattttggttttctaGGCTATTTTTGTGCAATGTTGAATGTGTGATAAAACCCCACTTCCCCTAGTAACCCTTTACTTCCCTAGAAACAGTGTAGAAATGAGCAGTTCCTATTGTGTATTGCGATCATATATGGCTGCCACATACatctgctgcacagcagaatTTTATTAATAAGGAGCCCTGCGCTACTCCAAGCATCGCATAAAACACAATGAGCACATGATACAGTGTTCAGTGCAATAGTTCTACTGGGCTGATAATAAAATGGGcgtgaagaaataaaaaatgcagctcttgctTATTTGTTGATGTACAGGAGGATGACTATGCAAAGCAACCTATGTCAGGCTTGTCCCTCTGTGAGATCCTCTGATGCACCAGCTTTGTGCATTTTCAATTCAAGCAGGCAAGGCAATCAAAATCTAAAAAAACAGGCTATTTTGTTAattcagagaaaaggaattgcagacaacatttatttattatttgtatgCTGTCTGGCAGTTTCATTTGCTAGTGTTCCTGTGATatggtgattaaaaaaaaaaacacaaacaaacagtGCACTTTGCCTTACACCTGTTTCAAAATTCTGTGGCTTAATGACAGGAgtctatttttctctctgttttcagctgaagttAATGACCTGAATTCCAATATTGCTTTTaccaggttttaaaaatatcagaacCGTCTCTGActtcctcttcttcctgtttagaaagaaaaaaataaaaattaaacatggTGAGTTGTCAGAGATGCTTAATTTGCCTCTGGGTTAATGAGCTTTTAGCATATTGGGAGCAGagcaaagataattttttctcctgtttctacAGTCATGAGGATTACAACATCGCTTTTTCTCCTTGTAATCAAAAACTGGAGTTCTCAAGAGATTTTTCAGTCTCATGGAGCTTGGGCTTTATGAAAACTGTCAGGCACGACAAGATTCATACAATGTTATGGGAAT encodes:
- the TMSB4X gene encoding thymosin beta-4, producing MSDKPDMAEIEKFDKSKLKKTETQEKNPLPSKETIEQEKQAGES